The Verrucomicrobiota bacterium nucleotide sequence GGCCGTTCGAGGCGGCTCTGCTGAAAGGCCGGCAGAATTACCTGTGCCCGAACCGGCTGGCCCGGGCCCTGCAGAGTCAGACCGAGCTGTTCACCAGCCCCGAGCAGGAAGAACTGCGCCGGATCCATGCCTGGAGCCAGCGCACCACCGAGGGTACCCTCAGCGACTTTGACGTCGAACCCGACCCGGCGGTTTGGAGCCAGGTTTGCAGCGAGGCGCACATTTGCACGCCCAAGAGGTGCGGGCCGGGCGGCAATTGCTTTTACCAGCGTGCCCGCAAACAACTGATCAGCGCCGACGTGGTGGTGGTGAATCACACGCTCTTTTTTCTGGCGCTGGACAACGCGGGCGAGCCTGAGAACCGCGCATCCGGGTACCTTTTCGCGAATGACTTCGTCATTTTCGACGAGGCGCATACGCTTGAAGCCGTTGCGTCCCGCCAGATCGGGATCGGCGTTTCCCAGTACGGGCTGCGCCAAGCCTTGCAACGCCTTTACAACCAGAAGACGCAGAAAGGCCTGTTTGCGCTGCTGCGCGAAGCCGGTGCGGTACGCGAGACGGCCGAAGCGCAGGATGCCCTGGACCGCTTCTTCCGCGGCATTGAAGAAGCTGCCGATTTCCGCAAAGGACGCGAATGCCGGATCCGCCAGCCCGACCTGGTACCCGATTCGATCACGACCGCACTGGCGCGGGTGCAGTCAGCCGTGGTCGGCTTGGTCAAGAAAACTGAGGACGAGACCCTGAAGGGCGAATTGCAGGACCTGGGTCGCCGGATCCGGGACGCCCGGGTCGGGATTGCCGGCTTTCTCAGCCAGACCGAGGAAGATCACGTCTACTGGATCGAGCGCACCGGCAAAACCGGGCAATACCTGAACCTGCACGCAACGCCGGTGGACGTTTCGGGGACGCTTGAGCGTCTGCTGTTTCCGGAAGGCCGCACCTGCATCATGACCAGCGCCACCCTGGGGGTCGGCCGCGAGGATCTGGCCTACTTTCGAAACCGGGTCGGCGCATTTGACGTGGAGGCCCGGCAGATCGGCAGCCCGTTCGATTACGAAAAGCAGATGCGCTTGTTCGTCGTGCAGAAAATGCCCGACCCTCGCGATCCGCGGTACGAGGACGCCCTGGAGCACTGGATCAGCCATTTTGTGGACGAGAGTTGCGGGCGGGCGTTCGTCCTGTTCACTAACTACAAGACCATGACGGCCATGGCTGAGCGGATGGAAGCCGAGCTTTCCGAGCAATACACTTTCCTTGTGCAGGGCCAGGGCGCCTCGCGCACCCGTTTGCTGGATCGTTTCCGCAAGGCCGGCAACGGCGTCCTGTTCGGGACGGACAGTTTCTGGGCGGGGGTCGACGTCCCGGGTGAAGCGCTCTCCAACGTGATCATCACGCGCTTGCCGTTCGCGGTTCCCGATCACCCGTTGATGGAAGCCAAGCTGGAGTACATCCAGGCCAACGGCGGCGATCCGTTCTCGGAATATTCCCTGCCTGAAGCGATCCTGAAGCTCCGCCAGGGGGTCGGCCGCCTCATTCGGACGAAAACCGACCGGGGCATGGTCGTGATCCTGGATAACCGCGTCCTCACCAAACCGTACGGACGCGCCTTTCTGCAGGCGCTGCCGAAGTGCAAAGTGGAAATCGTTAAATAATCCACGGGAGGCCATGAACGCTGTTGATGTGTTTTGTTCCAACCTGCAGGACGCCCTGGCCGGGGGCGCGTTTCGTAAATTGACCCTGGGAAAGCTGCGTGACGAACTGGCGGACCAGGAACACGTTTACGTGCGGCCGGTGGAAGTGCGGGGCGAACTGCAACTCTCTTTTGTGCATCGTTACCCGGATCACGATACCACCAAGAACTTTCCACCGGCAGACGCTCTGGCCCGGATCCGCACCTGGCTGGGCACGGCGTCATTGGCCGCGACCCTGTTTACCACGGCTGAAAGGGTCCAACTGCGGTTCAACCGGCGGGGTAAACCGCAGCTTCAGCGCCAGCGAGAAACCGGGGAACCGCCTTCGCTCCAGCACGACCAATCCAAGGCACGGCTGTTGCAGGACGAGCGTTTTCTGGTCCAACTCGGCGTGCTGGATCCCGCTGGGAAACCCAGGCCCCAGATGGGCGATAAGTACCGCCAAGTGCACCACTTCATCGAACTGGTGGCCCCGCTCACCCGCGAGATGCAGCCGGGCGAACGCGTCAAAGTGGTCGACCTCGGCTCCGGCAAAGGTTACCTGACGTTCGCATTGTACGTGTTTCTGACCGGGAAGGGCCTGCAGGCGGAGGTCACGGGCGTCGAACAGCGCCGGCCTTTGGTGGACCTCTGCAACGAGATCGCCGGAAGCTGCGGCTACGGCGGATTGCGGTTTGAAGCCGCCCGGATTTCCGAAACCAGCCTTGCCGGCGCTGACCTGGTCGTGGCCCTCCACGCCTGCGACACCGCTACCGATGACGCCTTGCTGGCTGCAATCCGGGCGGGTGCACGCTGGATCCTGGCTGCGCCGTGCTGCCACCAGGAAGTTCGTCCCCAGATCCGGCCGCCGGAGGGATTGGAACCGCTCTTCCGTTTCGGCATCCAGGTGGATCGCCTGGCGGAATCCGTCACCGATACCATCCGGGCGCTGTGCCTCGAGGCTGCCGGCTATGAGAGCCGGATCCAGGAATTCATCAACCTGGAACATACGCCCAAGAACCTTCTCATCCTGGCCGCCAAACGCCCGAAAACCGTTGATCAATGCCGGAAATGGCAGGAGGTCATCGCGTTCCAAACCCGCTTC carries:
- a CDS encoding DEAD/DEAH box helicase; its protein translation is MLSFSALSACSADEKWDVRAYFWDPVIALREDFDDDFVRSIRETFDRDGLLSTAKNFEYRPEQQEMAVAVARALSEQHHLVVEAGTGVGKSLAYLMPAVQFALDNQRKAIISTHTINLQEQLLQKDIPIVRRLLDRPFEAALLKGRQNYLCPNRLARALQSQTELFTSPEQEELRRIHAWSQRTTEGTLSDFDVEPDPAVWSQVCSEAHICTPKRCGPGGNCFYQRARKQLISADVVVVNHTLFFLALDNAGEPENRASGYLFANDFVIFDEAHTLEAVASRQIGIGVSQYGLRQALQRLYNQKTQKGLFALLREAGAVRETAEAQDALDRFFRGIEEAADFRKGRECRIRQPDLVPDSITTALARVQSAVVGLVKKTEDETLKGELQDLGRRIRDARVGIAGFLSQTEEDHVYWIERTGKTGQYLNLHATPVDVSGTLERLLFPEGRTCIMTSATLGVGREDLAYFRNRVGAFDVEARQIGSPFDYEKQMRLFVVQKMPDPRDPRYEDALEHWISHFVDESCGRAFVLFTNYKTMTAMAERMEAELSEQYTFLVQGQGASRTRLLDRFRKAGNGVLFGTDSFWAGVDVPGEALSNVIITRLPFAVPDHPLMEAKLEYIQANGGDPFSEYSLPEAILKLRQGVGRLIRTKTDRGMVVILDNRVLTKPYGRAFLQALPKCKVEIVK
- a CDS encoding SAM-dependent methyltransferase; translated protein: MNAVDVFCSNLQDALAGGAFRKLTLGKLRDELADQEHVYVRPVEVRGELQLSFVHRYPDHDTTKNFPPADALARIRTWLGTASLAATLFTTAERVQLRFNRRGKPQLQRQRETGEPPSLQHDQSKARLLQDERFLVQLGVLDPAGKPRPQMGDKYRQVHHFIELVAPLTREMQPGERVKVVDLGSGKGYLTFALYVFLTGKGLQAEVTGVEQRRPLVDLCNEIAGSCGYGGLRFEAARISETSLAGADLVVALHACDTATDDALLAAIRAGARWILAAPCCHQEVRPQIRPPEGLEPLFRFGIQVDRLAESVTDTIRALCLEAAGYESRIQEFINLEHTPKNLLILAAKRPKTVDQCRKWQEVIAFQTRFGIRRQRLADALAAEAEKCPD